In Candidatus Nanoarchaeia archaeon, one genomic interval encodes:
- a CDS encoding DUF58 domain-containing protein, translated as MISTEFLDQLTKFHLIVSKRVTSQYAGPRKSIAMGKGIIFKDHRIYAPGDDFRAIDWRVYARTDDLYVKNYEEERNLAVHIIVDGSGSMDYGKPRSKFDYASMLGVGFAYLALKDNEKFQFSTFADDISIYQPRRGMGQLAAMVEYLNSRKPKGKSNFLDMLTKYRKVIRSKSMLILVSDFLYSIEEIRSGIRLLGDNEVRVIQVLDPVERNLNLRGDFRLRDSETNDQLVTFVSQRLKANYQEMMDHHTAMIDDICTKLGYRFHSITTDSSLFDAFYAIVG; from the coding sequence ATGATCTCGACAGAGTTCCTTGACCAGCTGACAAAATTCCATCTCATTGTCAGCAAGCGCGTCACTTCCCAGTATGCGGGGCCAAGAAAATCCATCGCGATGGGCAAAGGCATTATCTTCAAGGACCATAGGATCTACGCGCCAGGAGACGATTTCCGCGCCATTGACTGGAGGGTGTATGCAAGGACTGATGACCTCTATGTGAAAAATTACGAAGAGGAGAGGAATCTTGCAGTCCATATTATTGTTGACGGCTCAGGGAGCATGGATTACGGCAAGCCAAGGTCAAAGTTTGATTACGCTTCGATGCTGGGAGTCGGATTTGCCTACCTGGCCCTCAAGGACAATGAGAAATTTCAGTTCTCCACATTTGCTGACGACATCAGCATCTACCAGCCGCGCAGGGGCATGGGCCAGCTTGCTGCGATGGTCGAATACCTCAATTCACGCAAGCCGAAGGGAAAATCCAATTTCCTCGATATGCTCACCAAATACAGGAAAGTCATCCGAAGCAAGAGCATGCTGATTCTTGTATCTGACTTTCTCTATAGCATTGAGGAGATCAGAAGCGGCATCCGGCTTCTTGGCGACAATGAAGTCAGGGTAATCCAGGTCCTGGATCCGGTTGAGCGCAATCTCAACCTTCGCGGCGACTTCCGGCTGAGAGACAGCGAGACCAATGATCAGCTTGTCACCTTTGTGAGCCAGCGCCTGAAGGCAAATTACCAGGAGATGATGGATCACCATACGGCAATGATTGATGATATATGCACAAAGCTCGGATACCGCTTCCATTCTATTACCACAGACTCTTCCTTGTTTGATGCATTTTATGCAATTGTAGGATAG